Proteins encoded within one genomic window of Triticum aestivum cultivar Chinese Spring chromosome 2D, IWGSC CS RefSeq v2.1, whole genome shotgun sequence:
- the LOC123050964 gene encoding protein NRT1/ PTR FAMILY 8.5: MEAAGDEETPLLHHHPPSGLYQNGDSRLNTCDATVDVNGQPAAKASTGNWRACFFVLGIEFSECLAFFAISKNMVTYLTSVLHESNVDAARNVSTWIGTTFFTPLVGAFLADTYWGRYKTIVIFLSIYTIGMLVLTVSVMLPSLMQSSNHGGIHRVAVYAGLYLTALGNGGIKPCTSAFGADQFDMADPVERVKKGSFFNCYFFAINVGSLLSTTVIVWVQDNVGWGIGFAVPMILMSLGFAVFVTGRRVYRYKTLGESPMTRVSRVIVAAARNCHMELPDDCSALHHLPSPPIEATFKVHHTTQFRFLDKAAIVPTPTPGKKDVEAGPWRLCTMPQVEEVKMLLRLCPAWVSMVVFFMITAQMSSTLIEQGMAMDNRVGPFAVPPASLAGFDVVAMLVLIPIYDAVLVPFARRATGLDRGLSHPQRLGVGLALSMLAMAYSALLERNRLAVAATGATVSIMWQAPAYTILGAGEVFAAIGVIELFYDKAPDSMRSLCTALAQLAVAAGNYLNSAVLGSVASATGWIPEDLNDGHLDYFFWLMTVFGALNLLQFLLCSVPAMRHTRR, encoded by the exons ATGGAAGCAGCAGGAGATGAGGAGACGCCCTTGCTCCATCATCACCCTCCTTCTGGCCTCTATCAg AATGGGGATTCAAGGTTAAATACTTGTGATGCAACGGTCGATGTGAACGGACAACCTGCTGCTAAGGCAAGCACAGGGAACTGGAGAGCCTGCTTCTTCGTTTTAG GTATTGAATTCAGCGAATgcttggccttcttcgccatctctaagaacatggtcacctaccTCACCAGCGTGCTCCACGAAAGCAACGTCGACGCGGCGAGGAACGTGTCCACTTGGATCGGCACAACATTCTTCACGCCACTTGTTGGAGCTTTCTTGGCAGACACGTATTGGGGAAGATACAAGACAATAGTAATTTTTCTCTCGATTTACACCATC GGGATGCTTGTGCTGACGGTTTCGGTGATGCTCCCGTCGTTGATGCAATCCTCCAACCACGGTGGGATCCACCGTGTCGCCGTCTACGCAGGACTCTATCTTACTGCCCTTGGCAACGGTGGGATCAAGCCCTGCACTTCCGCCTTCGGCGCGGACCAGTTTGACATGGCTGACCCAGTAGAGCGTGTGAAGAAGGGATCCTTCTTCAACTGTTACTTCTTCGCGATCAACGTCGGCTCCCTTCTATCAACCACTGTGATTGTCTGGGTGCAGGACAATGTAGGTTGGGGGATCGGATTCGCCGTGCCGATGATCCTCATGAGCCTTGGTTTCGCAGTGTTTGTAACCGGTAGGAGGGTGTACAGGTACAAGACACTAGGAGAGAGCCCCATGACAAGAGTGTCCCGGGTTATTGTTGCAGCTGCAAGGAATTGCCATATGGAGTTGCCTGATGATTGCTCAGCCTTGCATCACCTACCTTCACCGCCAATAGAGGCTACCTTCAAGGTTCACCATACCACTCAGTTCAG ATTTTTGGACAAGGCTGCCATTGTGCCAACCCCGACGCCGGGGAAGAAGGACGTGGAGGCGGGTCCGTGGAGACTATGCACGATGCCTCAGGTGGAGGAGGTGAAGATGCTGCTGCGGTTGTGCCCCGCGTGGGTGTCAATGGTGGTCTTCTTCATGATCACAGCACAGATGTCGTCGACGCTCATCGAGCAAGGCATGGCTATGGACAACCGCGTCGGGCCATTCGCCGTGCCACCAGCCTCCCTTGCCGGCTTCGACGTGGTTGCAATGCTCGTGCTGATCCCCATCTACGACGCTGTGCTGGTGCCCTTTGCCCGACGCGCCACCGGCCTCGACCGGGGCCTCTCGCATCCGCAGCGCCTCGGTGTCGGTCTCGCGCTGTCCATGCTCGCCATGGCCTACTCGGCGCTACTTGAGAGGAACCGGCTCGCGGTGGCCGCCACCGGAGCAACAGTGAGCATCATGTGGCAGGCACCGGCGTACACAATACTGGGCGCCGGGGAGGTGTTCGCCGCCATTGGTGTGATCGAGCTCTTCTACGACAAAGCACCCGACAGCATGAGGAGCCTGTGCACCGCACTCGCGCAGCTCGCTGTCGCGGCGGGGAACTACCTCAACTCAGCCGTGCTGGGCTCCGTCGCGTCTGCCACGGGATGGATCCCGGAGGACCTCAACGACGGCCACCTGGACTACTTCTTCTGGCTGATGACGGTGTTCGGCGCACTAAACCTGCTGCAGTTCTTGCTCTGCTCTGTTCCGGCCATGAGGCACACCCGCAGGTAG